The Microlunatus soli genome contains the following window.
GTCGGCATCATCCCCGCCGCCGGTGACGCCCAGAGGATGTCGATGTCCTTCCACTGGGGTGAATTGAGCCGCTCCAGGCCGATCGAGATGATCGTGGTCCACTCCAGTGGCATCAGCGCCAGGTCCACACCGATCGCGGCGAAGTCGGCCTGCAGCTTCTGCATCATGACGCTGGGGTACATGTTCCCCGAACCACCGGTCGGATAGGCCATGGTCAGCTGCAGTTCGCCCGGCCGGTGTCCGGAATCGGCGAGCAACTGCCGGGCCTTGGCGACGTCGTAGTCGAAGCCGACGCCCTCGGCGTAGGCGGGATGTCCCGGGTAGACGTACTGTCGGGCGGGATAACCGGTGTCGTTGATCAACGCGGCGGTACCGTCCCGGTCGATGGCATAGTTGAGCGCCTGCCGAAGCTTCAGGTTGCCCTTGAAGGGTTCCCGGAAGAGATTCAGCCGCGGCATGATCCCGTGCGGATACTTGCCCATGGTGATCACGAAGCCGTCGTTCTTCAGCATGCTCAGCGAGTCCGGGTCGGGCACCTCGGCCCAGTTGACCTCTCCGGACTGCAACATCGCCAGCCGCGACGCCGGCTCCGGCTGCGGATACAGAATGATCTTGCGCAGCTTGGCCGGTCCGGCCCAGTAGTCGGGGTTGCGGGTGAGCTCCATCACCTCACCGTCGACGTAGCGGGTCATGGTGAACGGCCCGGTGCCGACGGCGTGCTGGTTGTAGTCCTCGTTGCCGACCCTTTTCACCACGGCCGGGCTCGGGAAATAGATGCTGGTCAGATCCCACAGCAGCAGCGCGTACGGCTGGGTGGTGGTGATCTGGAAGGTGTACCGGTCGACCTTCCGCCAGCTCTTCACATAGCGGAACAAGGCCGAAGCATTGGCCGCCGAGGTCTCGTCGTAGTAGGCGAAACTGTCGTCCTTGAGCCGATTGAACTGGAAGACCACTGCGTCAGCGTCGAACGGCTGGCCGTCGTGGAAGCGGACGTCGCGGCGCAGCGTGAAGGTCCAGAGTTGATCATTGTTCTCCCGGGTCCAGGAGCTGGCCAGGGACGGGTGCGGTGTCGGGATCGTCTTGTCCTGCTCGAGATTCAGCCGGGTCAGCCCGTCGTAGAGGTTGTTGCCGACGAACCGGTATCCCTCGTAGCCCTGGTTCGGCGGGGTGGACGGGAACGGGATGTTGCCAGCCGTCATGGCGATCTTGAGTATCCCGGGCTCGTCCGCCGCGGCAGCTGTCGAGCCGACGCCGGGGCCGCAGCCGGTGGTTGCTGCTCCGACGGCAGGCAGTACGGCCAGCCCGGCGAGCGCGGATCGACGTCCGAACCGCGCCTGCGTCGTCCCGCGACCCGAATCCGTGAGCCGGTCGCCGCCCGTCATGCGGCACCGTCTGCCAACAGACACCGGCTCCAGTGCTGCACCGTCCCGTTGATCGGTGCCGCCCCCTCCCAGCAGGCGCCGACGGCGTACCGACACCGCGGTGCGAACGCGCAGCCCGGTGGCAGCCGGGTCAGGCTGGGCGGTGTTCCGGGGATGGCCAGTGGTCGGTTCCCCTGACCGGCGCGGACATTAGCCTCGATCAACCCTTCGGTGTACGGATGCCGCGGTCTGCTCAGCACGTCGACCGCACTGCCCTGCTCGACGAATCGACCGGCGTACATCACCGCGACGTCGTCAGCCAGTTCGGCGGCAACGCCGAGATCGTGGGTGACCACGATCATCGCCATCCCGATCTCGGCCTGGATCTCGCCGAAGAGCCGCATCATCTTTGCCTGGACGGTGACGTCCAGCGCGGTGGTCGGTTCGTCGGCAAGCAGTACCTGAGGTCGGCCGGCGATCGCCATCGCGATCACCACCCGTTGCCGCATACCTCCGGACAGCTCGTTGGGGTAGGCCTTCAGTCGGGTGGACGCCGACGGGATCTGCACCAACTCCAGTAGCTCCAGTGCCCGGCGGCGGGTCTGCTCGCGAGTCAGCTCGGGCTGTTGTTTGCCGACCGTCTCGGTGAGTTGCCGGCCGATCGTGTAGACCGGATCCAGTGCGGTCAGCGGATCCTGGAACACCATGGCGATGTCGCGGCCCCGGATCCGGCGGCGCTGCTTGGCCGGCAGCGACAGCAGATCCTTGCCCTGCAAGGAGATCCGGCCGGTGATCGCCGTGCTCGGCGGATTGATCCCGATCAGCGAGCGGAGCATCGCACTCTTCCCGCTGCCGGACTCCCCGATCACCGCCAGCACACCGCGACGGGCGACGTCGAAGGAGATGCCGTTGACGGCGCGGACAGGTCCACGGCGGGTGCGGAACTCGGTGGTCAGATCGGTGACGGCGAGGACCGAGGATTCGGTCCGATCGGCGGTTGTCGGCTGATGATCATGGGTCGCGACGGTCGCGACCGACGTAGCTGCCATGGCGTACCTCCGGTTGCAGGAGTCGATCAACTGGCGACGGCGACGATGTCGTCGAAGTCGACGGCCTGTGCGTAGGCCTGACCGGCCCGGAGCAGCAGATCGTCGGCAAAGCGGGGCCCGACCAGCTGGACCCCGACGGGCAGGCCGTTCTGCTTTTCGCCGGGTACCGACAGCGCGGGATGGCCGGTGAAGTCGAACGGCTGGGTGTTCACGGTGGCGTCCCACATGGTCGCGCCGTGCAGGGCGAATTCCAGCGCCTCCAGGCGGTCCGGGATCGGTTCGAACGCGGGCGCCTGGGTCGGGGTGGTCGGCATGATCAACAGATCGACCTCGGCCAGTGCCCGATCGTAGGCACCGATGTAGGTCGGCCGGACATTCTGGGCACGGGCGTAGAGCCGGCCGCTGAAGTAGCGGCGGCTGTACTCGCCGGCCAGCAGGGTGAGCGCGCCGCGCGGGTCGAGCTGATCGTTGTGGTGTTGCCAGATCCGGGTGATCGCGCTGATCGTGTCCTCGGGATAGAAGGTTCGGGTGAAGGCTCCGAAGATGCCGGTGCCGCGGATCGCCAGCGCTGCTTCGGCGCTGAGTGCCTTCTGGGCCAGCGAGATCGTCTGATGCTCGGGGATCGAGATCTCGCTGATCTTGGCGCCCAGTCCGGCGAGCACCTCGACGGCGGCGTGCACCGATGCGCTGACCTGCGGGGTGGCCCGGGCGAATCCTTCGGTCAGGATGCCGATCCGCAGTCCCTCGACGCCGTCGTCCAGGTTGCTGGTCGCGTCGTAGACGTCGGGCACATCCTTGGTCTGCCGGGGGTCCAGGCCGTCATAGCCCGCAACCGCTTCGAGTGCCACTGCACAGTCAGCGACGGTCCGGGTCATCGGCCCGGTGTAGTCGATGCTCTGGTCGGAACCGAAGCTGATGCCGAAATGGGAAACCAGGCCGAAGGTGGGCTTCAGGCCGACGATCCCGGACCAGGATGCCGGGATCCTGATCGAGCCGCCCTGGTCGCCGCCGTAGCTGATGTCGACCTCGCCGGCGGCCAGGGCGGCGGCTGACCCCGACGACGATCCACCGGTCAAGTGCTCGGTGTTGTGCGGATTGAGCGGTCGGCCGTAGTCGCCGTAGCCGCCGCCGAAGCCGAATCCGCCGGCCAGTCCGTTCATCACGTTCTTGCCGATGATCTCGGCACCCTGCTCCAGGGCCCGACTGACGATGGTGGCGTCGAAGTCGGCGATGTGGCCCTCCATCGCCGCGGCGCCGAAGGTGAGCGGCAGCCCGGCGACGGCGAT
Protein-coding sequences here:
- a CDS encoding ABC transporter substrate-binding protein, which produces MTGGDRLTDSGRGTTQARFGRRSALAGLAVLPAVGAATTGCGPGVGSTAAAADEPGILKIAMTAGNIPFPSTPPNQGYEGYRFVGNNLYDGLTRLNLEQDKTIPTPHPSLASSWTRENNDQLWTFTLRRDVRFHDGQPFDADAVVFQFNRLKDDSFAYYDETSAANASALFRYVKSWRKVDRYTFQITTTQPYALLLWDLTSIYFPSPAVVKRVGNEDYNQHAVGTGPFTMTRYVDGEVMELTRNPDYWAGPAKLRKIILYPQPEPASRLAMLQSGEVNWAEVPDPDSLSMLKNDGFVITMGKYPHGIMPRLNLFREPFKGNLKLRQALNYAIDRDGTAALINDTGYPARQYVYPGHPAYAEGVGFDYDVAKARQLLADSGHRPGELQLTMAYPTGGSGNMYPSVMMQKLQADFAAIGVDLALMPLEWTTIISIGLERLNSPQWKDIDILWASPAAGMMPTGYSSTFLSRTPAGQPNATGLDDAAVDRSLGRAIKQPEVADQNRYLQAMMREATEQAEFLFWMHDLNLRVMSTGVTGYVQVQSWWVDFTLISVE
- a CDS encoding ABC transporter ATP-binding protein, which produces MAATSVATVATHDHQPTTADRTESSVLAVTDLTTEFRTRRGPVRAVNGISFDVARRGVLAVIGESGSGKSAMLRSLIGINPPSTAITGRISLQGKDLLSLPAKQRRRIRGRDIAMVFQDPLTALDPVYTIGRQLTETVGKQQPELTREQTRRRALELLELVQIPSASTRLKAYPNELSGGMRQRVVIAMAIAGRPQVLLADEPTTALDVTVQAKMMRLFGEIQAEIGMAMIVVTHDLGVAAELADDVAVMYAGRFVEQGSAVDVLSRPRHPYTEGLIEANVRAGQGNRPLAIPGTPPSLTRLPPGCAFAPRCRYAVGACWEGAAPINGTVQHWSRCLLADGAA
- a CDS encoding amidase family protein, with translation MYRTPSAADVSEVAERLGITLTSDEAAVYQRQLAIMIADFDEFLTERSAGRPPRYPGNRDVGYRPTAAEDPYGAWMWKCSIPGAPTGLLAGKTVGYKDHIAVAGLPLTFGAAAMEGHIADFDATIVSRALEQGAEIIGKNVMNGLAGGFGFGGGYGDYGRPLNPHNTEHLTGGSSSGSAAALAAGEVDISYGGDQGGSIRIPASWSGIVGLKPTFGLVSHFGISFGSDQSIDYTGPMTRTVADCAVALEAVAGYDGLDPRQTKDVPDVYDATSNLDDGVEGLRIGILTEGFARATPQVSASVHAAVEVLAGLGAKISEISIPEHQTISLAQKALSAEAALAIRGTGIFGAFTRTFYPEDTISAITRIWQHHNDQLDPRGALTLLAGEYSRRYFSGRLYARAQNVRPTYIGAYDRALAEVDLLIMPTTPTQAPAFEPIPDRLEALEFALHGATMWDATVNTQPFDFTGHPALSVPGEKQNGLPVGVQLVGPRFADDLLLRAGQAYAQAVDFDDIVAVAS